Proteins encoded in a region of the Sphingomonas sp. HMP9 genome:
- a CDS encoding PAS domain-containing protein, translating into MTTARSVDDGRASGAETVALAAAAARTRADAGMRDSTDAGVNDVMFDLGGDERRMHVRAYNHWVSLLKDRPYPSIADLEPETITDFGPHSVLLDFSHGMGDPRIAYLGRALREECGLEGPIATIADVPSRSLLSRLTDHYLQIIANRAPIGFEAEFVSSRGRTTLYRGILMPFASGPFASGGVTIDFIYGVINWKELADADLQATLSAELDAAVQATPFGAGATAQVWADGPSGGFDVMPAEPSPAASQAPVLGDPLPADYMLVGPLGEHIAIARESAAQLRAAEARSRAALHRALGHAHDLAVSAEHDADEFAAILSAACLQDGTNAMMQIVTLVFGANFEAPRLETFAAVLRHAQRHQVPAGGLASFLGGFDGDLAAIAAAERSAY; encoded by the coding sequence ATGACGACGGCGCGCAGCGTAGACGACGGACGCGCATCGGGCGCGGAGACGGTGGCGCTCGCGGCGGCTGCGGCACGGACCAGGGCCGACGCCGGCATGCGCGATTCGACCGATGCGGGCGTCAACGACGTGATGTTCGATCTCGGCGGCGACGAGCGGCGGATGCACGTGCGTGCCTATAATCACTGGGTGTCGCTGCTGAAGGATCGCCCCTACCCGTCGATCGCCGATCTCGAGCCCGAGACGATCACCGATTTCGGCCCGCACAGCGTGCTGCTCGATTTCAGTCACGGCATGGGCGACCCCAGGATCGCGTATCTGGGGCGTGCGCTGCGCGAGGAATGTGGGCTGGAAGGGCCGATCGCGACGATCGCCGACGTGCCGAGCCGGTCGCTGCTGTCGCGGCTGACCGATCACTATCTCCAGATCATCGCCAATCGCGCGCCGATCGGCTTCGAGGCGGAATTCGTCAGCAGCCGGGGGCGGACGACGCTGTACCGCGGGATCCTCATGCCGTTCGCGTCGGGCCCCTTTGCGTCGGGTGGGGTGACGATCGACTTCATCTACGGCGTGATCAACTGGAAGGAACTCGCGGACGCCGACCTTCAGGCGACTCTGTCGGCCGAGTTGGATGCCGCTGTCCAAGCGACTCCGTTTGGCGCAGGCGCGACCGCGCAGGTGTGGGCCGATGGGCCGAGCGGGGGCTTCGATGTCATGCCTGCCGAGCCGTCACCCGCAGCCTCGCAGGCGCCCGTGCTGGGCGATCCTTTGCCCGCCGACTATATGCTCGTCGGGCCGCTCGGCGAGCACATCGCAATCGCGCGTGAGAGTGCCGCGCAACTCCGTGCGGCCGAAGCGCGCAGTCGTGCGGCGCTCCACCGGGCGCTCGGGCACGCGCACGACCTTGCGGTATCGGCCGAGCACGATGCCGACGAGTTCGCAGCGATACTCTCCGCGGCCTGCCTGCAGGATGGGACGAACGCGATGATGCAGATCGTCACGCTGGTCTTTGGCGCCAATTTCGAGGCGCCCCGGCTGGAGACGTTCGCGGCGGTGCTGCGGCACGCCCAGCGGCATCAGGTGCCAGCGGGTGGTCTGGCGAGCTTTCTGGGCGGTTTCGACGGCGATCTTGCTGCAATCGCAGCCGCCGAACGATCGGCATATTAG
- a CDS encoding LexA family protein, with translation MSSLRLHEIPFALLPREVPFFLCHTPAGFPSPAQDDMEEPIDLGAWLVEHPAASYIMRVEGRSMAGAGINDGDLIVVNRAKRPKAGAIVVALVHGERTLKRLRHINGRHWLVPEAEGFPHILVDEYVEIWGVVVGVARKVP, from the coding sequence ATGAGCAGCTTGAGGCTCCACGAAATACCGTTCGCATTGTTGCCGCGCGAGGTCCCGTTCTTCCTGTGTCACACGCCGGCCGGGTTTCCGTCACCGGCGCAGGACGACATGGAGGAGCCGATCGATCTCGGCGCCTGGCTCGTGGAGCACCCTGCCGCCAGCTACATCATGCGGGTCGAAGGGCGATCAATGGCTGGCGCCGGGATCAACGACGGTGATCTGATCGTCGTGAACCGTGCCAAGCGACCCAAGGCCGGGGCAATCGTCGTAGCGCTGGTGCACGGCGAGCGGACGCTGAAACGGCTTCGGCATATAAATGGGCGCCACTGGCTCGTGCCCGAAGCCGAGGGCTTCCCTCACATCCTCGTCGACGAATATGTCGAGATCTGGGGCGTCGTCGTCGGCGTGGCGCGCAAGGTGCCATGA
- a CDS encoding Y-family DNA polymerase has product MTAPIALIDCNNYYVSCERAFDASLVGVPVIVLSNNDGCAIARSAEAKALGIKMGDPIHHLRDVVRRHGIRVLSSNYTLYGDMQRRVIAACEPFARDFEIYSIDETFLDLAGFEGRDLVDHAHAMREQVRLWTTIPTCVGIAETKTLAKLANAAAKKDVRFEGVADLRDEAVRRQVMDGFAVADVWGVGGATARKLTGLGVHTAGALRDMPMKQARAVGTVVLERLVAELRGVPSDAVESVAPRRKGMAVSGPTALRFQTAAPIDPTRPRKCRFPARTGRCRSQ; this is encoded by the coding sequence ATGACCGCGCCCATCGCGCTGATCGACTGCAACAACTATTACGTCAGCTGTGAACGGGCGTTCGATGCCAGCCTCGTCGGCGTGCCCGTCATTGTGCTGTCGAACAATGACGGGTGTGCTATCGCCCGCTCGGCCGAAGCCAAGGCGCTTGGCATCAAGATGGGCGATCCGATCCACCACCTGCGCGATGTGGTCCGCCGGCACGGTATCCGCGTCCTCTCCTCGAACTACACTTTGTATGGTGACATGCAGCGGCGCGTAATCGCCGCCTGTGAACCCTTCGCGCGCGACTTCGAGATATATTCGATCGACGAGACCTTCCTGGATCTCGCAGGCTTCGAGGGCAGGGACCTTGTCGACCACGCGCATGCGATGCGGGAGCAGGTTCGTCTGTGGACGACGATACCGACCTGCGTCGGCATCGCCGAAACAAAGACATTGGCAAAGCTGGCGAACGCCGCGGCCAAGAAGGACGTCCGATTCGAGGGTGTCGCGGATCTGCGCGATGAAGCCGTTCGCCGACAGGTCATGGACGGCTTCGCTGTCGCAGACGTCTGGGGCGTTGGCGGCGCCACCGCGAGAAAGCTGACCGGGCTCGGCGTCCACACGGCCGGCGCGCTGCGCGACATGCCGATGAAACAGGCGCGCGCCGTCGGCACGGTTGTGCTCGAGCGGCTGGTCGCCGAACTGCGCGGCGTGCCGTCGGACGCTGTCGAGTCCGTTGCGCCCCGGCGGAAGGGTATGGCGGTTAGCGGACCGACGGCACTCCGGTTTCAAACGGCGGCTCCGATTGATCCAACCCGGCCCCGAAAGTGTCGGTTTCCCGCGAGAACAGGACGGTGCCGGTCCCAGTGA
- a CDS encoding NAD-glutamate dehydrogenase — MANQSLNTLTETLAGRLTERALPGELKDFGASEVSQAAAFVAATAAHRDDGAPAIAIEPISADDTRRRMRLAIVNDDMPFLVDSIAAAIGAQDIAVDRIIHPVVRTTRAPDGKLHAIDADGQGSGRPESMIYLEMERADARDRRGLIEDLTAVLADVRAAVTDWRAMQAALDDDIAKLPEGEGAALLQWFLNGHLTLLGHQIWHRDGSGHAALGIARNDHRVPILAEASRALAIQWFEDGNDAPLLLKSNLISTVHRAVPLDLVVVPVMEGATVAGLSIYSGLWTSAALAAMPRDVPVLRTRLAAMKAKFGFDPRGHAGKALTHAFTALPHDLVIAFAPDALEDLALTAMSLADRPRPALVLVESALGRHLFGFVWLPRDDVTTSRRVAIGDMLAEAANASVLNWSIALEDGEVAMIRYTLDLRGDGRMPDVAPLALRLQRMVRGWVSDVEAALVETLPPARAARLALKWAAAFPQNYRNLSTPAEAAEDIQRIAALADTDGRGVRLVPGEAGADPQLKIYKLGGALPLSDAVPVLENFGFRVIGELPTRLRDDSVPFVHDFVLEANAAAQQSDASVLEGAIAAVLEGAAENDAFNRLIVELGMRPEAIVLFRAWFRYLRQAGLPYGLTTVVDALRRAPKVAAALIARFTAVHHPEHPGNAIEADQAIESGLDAVSAIDDDRILRAYRNLIAATLRTNAFAPAASEALAFKLDSHLIPGLPAPVPWREVWVYSPRVEGIHLRAGPVARGGLRWSDRRDDFRTEILGLMKAQRVKNAVIVPTGAKGGFYPKQLPAPSNRDAWLAEGTESYRIFIRTLLSITDNIVEGKVVHPDGVTILDGEDPYFVVAADKGTATFSDVANALALERGYWLGDAFASGGSVGYDHKAMGITAKGAWLSVQRHFAERGLDVQSESITVVGCGDMSGDVFGNGMLLSKTLKVIAAFDHRHIFLDPDPDPAASWIERNRMFALPRSSWADYDATLISKGGGVLARTDKIVKLSPEVQAALGVTASEMEPTALISAIVKAPADLLWFGGIGTYVKAASEANVAVGDPANDRLRVNAEDLRVIAIGEGANLGVTQAARIAFSARGGRINTDFIDNSAGVDCSDNEVNIKIALNREMIEGRLGYEDRNTLLASMTDDVAHLVLEDNRLQTLALSIAEADGAVAMPSYVRVIEIFEGAGRLDRAVEGLASNDILLRRGQDGLGLTRPELAVLLATAKLGLQDAIEHGDIAKDDALKPDLHAAFPAAMRDRFATAIDEHRLRPEIVATKLANRIVNRLGILYPFELAEEEGAAMGDIAAMFVVAERLFDLPALWAEIETAVMPEAARIALFDEVAVATRSQIADLLRVSAPGTAPGDVLARLAKGITQLDSQTAALLLEEASAQSSRIAGQLEAVGAPSDLVRKVVRLFEMDGAVGLADLGARMALDEAVLTRAFTHLGQALGLDWAQANAARISPTDPWERLLIAGLARDFQQLRLEFLARRGAQDPQGAVEAWLTANATRVAQFKAVIDRARHAAVPNAAMLAQIAGQARVLLGR, encoded by the coding sequence ATGGCGAACCAATCGTTGAACACGCTCACCGAAACCCTTGCGGGCCGGTTGACCGAACGGGCCCTTCCGGGCGAACTCAAGGACTTCGGTGCGAGCGAGGTCTCACAAGCCGCGGCGTTCGTCGCCGCGACCGCCGCGCACCGCGACGACGGTGCGCCGGCGATCGCGATCGAGCCGATCAGCGCGGACGACACGCGCCGCCGCATGCGGCTGGCTATTGTCAACGACGACATGCCGTTCCTGGTCGATTCGATCGCGGCGGCGATCGGTGCGCAGGACATCGCGGTCGATCGGATCATCCACCCCGTGGTTCGCACGACGCGAGCGCCCGATGGCAAGCTGCATGCGATCGACGCGGACGGCCAAGGCTCGGGTCGCCCCGAATCGATGATCTATCTCGAGATGGAGCGTGCCGATGCGCGTGACCGTCGCGGGCTGATCGAGGATCTGACCGCGGTGCTGGCCGACGTCCGCGCGGCGGTGACCGATTGGCGCGCGATGCAAGCCGCGCTCGACGACGATATCGCCAAGCTACCCGAGGGCGAAGGCGCTGCGCTGTTGCAGTGGTTCCTGAACGGCCATCTGACCCTGCTCGGTCACCAGATCTGGCATCGGGACGGGAGTGGCCACGCCGCGCTGGGTATCGCGCGCAACGACCACCGCGTGCCGATCCTCGCCGAAGCCTCGCGTGCACTGGCGATCCAATGGTTCGAGGACGGCAACGATGCGCCGCTGCTGCTGAAGTCGAATCTGATCTCGACGGTGCACCGCGCCGTCCCGCTCGACCTGGTTGTCGTGCCGGTGATGGAAGGCGCTACGGTCGCAGGGTTGTCGATATATAGCGGGTTATGGACCAGCGCCGCGCTCGCCGCGATGCCGCGCGACGTGCCGGTGTTGCGCACGCGCCTCGCCGCGATGAAGGCGAAGTTCGGATTCGATCCGCGCGGTCATGCCGGCAAGGCGCTGACGCACGCGTTCACTGCGCTGCCGCACGACCTGGTGATCGCGTTCGCGCCCGATGCGCTGGAGGACCTCGCGCTCACCGCGATGAGCCTCGCGGATCGGCCGCGACCGGCGCTCGTGCTCGTCGAATCGGCGCTGGGCCGGCATTTGTTCGGGTTCGTCTGGCTGCCGCGCGACGACGTCACCACCAGCCGCCGCGTCGCGATCGGCGACATGCTGGCGGAGGCGGCGAATGCCAGCGTGCTGAACTGGTCGATCGCGCTCGAGGACGGAGAGGTCGCGATGATTCGCTACACGCTCGACCTGCGCGGCGATGGCCGGATGCCCGACGTCGCGCCGCTTGCGCTGCGGTTGCAGCGGATGGTGCGCGGTTGGGTGTCGGACGTCGAGGCCGCCTTGGTCGAGACGTTGCCGCCAGCGCGCGCCGCGCGCCTCGCGCTCAAATGGGCTGCCGCGTTCCCGCAGAACTACCGCAACCTCAGCACGCCCGCCGAGGCGGCCGAGGATATCCAGCGGATTGCCGCGCTAGCCGATACCGATGGACGCGGCGTGCGTCTCGTTCCGGGCGAAGCCGGCGCCGATCCGCAGCTCAAGATCTACAAGCTGGGTGGTGCACTGCCGCTGTCGGACGCTGTGCCGGTGCTCGAGAATTTCGGCTTCCGCGTGATCGGCGAGCTCCCGACGCGGTTGCGCGACGACAGCGTGCCCTTCGTGCATGATTTCGTGCTGGAGGCGAATGCCGCGGCGCAACAGAGCGACGCCAGCGTCCTCGAGGGCGCGATCGCTGCAGTGCTGGAAGGCGCGGCCGAGAACGACGCGTTCAATCGGCTGATCGTCGAACTCGGCATGCGTCCCGAGGCCATCGTGCTGTTCCGTGCGTGGTTCCGGTATCTGCGTCAGGCGGGGCTTCCGTACGGCCTGACCACCGTGGTCGACGCGTTGCGGCGTGCACCGAAGGTCGCCGCCGCGCTGATCGCGCGCTTCACCGCGGTGCATCATCCGGAGCATCCGGGCAATGCGATCGAAGCGGACCAGGCGATCGAGAGCGGGCTCGACGCGGTGTCGGCGATCGACGATGACCGCATCCTGCGTGCGTATCGCAACCTGATCGCGGCGACCTTGCGCACCAACGCGTTTGCACCCGCCGCGTCAGAAGCGCTCGCGTTCAAGCTCGACAGCCATCTGATCCCCGGCCTCCCCGCGCCCGTGCCGTGGCGTGAAGTGTGGGTCTATTCGCCGCGCGTCGAGGGCATCCATCTGCGTGCCGGCCCGGTCGCGCGTGGCGGCTTACGCTGGTCCGATCGTCGCGACGATTTCCGTACCGAGATCCTCGGGCTAATGAAGGCGCAGCGCGTCAAGAACGCGGTCATCGTGCCGACCGGCGCGAAGGGTGGCTTCTATCCCAAGCAATTGCCCGCCCCGTCGAACCGCGACGCATGGCTCGCCGAGGGCACCGAGAGCTATCGGATCTTCATCCGCACCTTGCTGTCGATCACCGATAACATCGTCGAGGGCAAGGTCGTCCATCCGGACGGCGTGACGATCCTCGACGGCGAGGACCCATATTTCGTCGTCGCTGCGGACAAGGGTACGGCGACGTTCAGCGACGTGGCCAACGCGCTCGCGCTCGAACGCGGCTATTGGCTGGGCGACGCGTTCGCGAGCGGCGGCTCGGTCGGCTACGACCACAAGGCGATGGGCATCACGGCAAAGGGCGCATGGCTCAGCGTCCAGCGACATTTCGCTGAGCGTGGTCTCGACGTGCAGAGCGAGAGCATCACCGTCGTCGGCTGCGGCGACATGTCGGGCGACGTGTTCGGCAACGGCATGCTGTTGTCGAAGACGCTGAAGGTCATCGCGGCGTTCGATCACCGCCACATCTTCCTCGATCCCGATCCCGATCCGGCGGCGAGCTGGATCGAGCGCAACCGCATGTTCGCGCTGCCGCGGTCGAGCTGGGCGGATTACGACGCGACGCTGATCTCGAAGGGCGGCGGCGTGTTAGCGCGCACCGACAAGATCGTGAAACTGTCGCCGGAGGTGCAGGCTGCGCTCGGCGTGACGGCGAGCGAGATGGAACCGACCGCGCTGATCTCGGCGATCGTGAAGGCGCCGGCCGACCTGCTCTGGTTCGGCGGCATCGGCACCTATGTGAAGGCGGCGTCGGAAGCGAACGTCGCGGTCGGCGATCCGGCCAACGACCGGTTGCGCGTCAATGCCGAGGATCTGCGCGTGATCGCGATCGGCGAAGGCGCCAATTTGGGCGTAACGCAGGCCGCGCGCATCGCGTTTTCGGCGCGCGGCGGGCGGATCAACACCGACTTCATCGACAATTCGGCGGGCGTCGACTGCTCGGATAACGAGGTCAACATCAAGATCGCGCTCAACCGCGAGATGATCGAAGGCCGCCTTGGGTACGAGGATCGCAACACGCTCCTCGCCAGCATGACCGACGACGTCGCGCACCTCGTGCTGGAGGACAACCGCCTCCAGACGCTGGCGCTGTCGATCGCCGAGGCGGATGGCGCGGTGGCGATGCCGAGCTATGTCCGCGTCATCGAGATTTTCGAGGGTGCCGGGCGGCTCGACCGGGCGGTCGAAGGACTCGCCTCGAACGACATCCTGCTGCGTCGCGGCCAGGACGGGTTAGGGCTGACCCGGCCTGAGCTCGCCGTGCTGCTGGCGACCGCCAAGCTCGGGTTGCAGGACGCCATCGAGCATGGCGACATCGCCAAGGACGACGCGCTGAAGCCCGACCTCCACGCCGCCTTCCCCGCGGCGATGCGCGACCGGTTTGCGACCGCGATCGACGAGCACCGGCTGCGGCCCGAGATCGTCGCGACCAAGCTCGCCAACCGGATCGTCAACCGATTGGGCATCCTCTACCCGTTCGAACTGGCGGAAGAGGAAGGCGCGGCGATGGGCGATATCGCGGCGATGTTCGTCGTCGCCGAGCGCCTGTTCGATCTGCCGGCCCTGTGGGCGGAGATCGAAACGGCCGTCATGCCGGAGGCGGCGCGGATCGCGCTGTTCGACGAGGTTGCGGTGGCGACGCGCTCGCAGATCGCCGATCTGTTGCGTGTCTCGGCACCGGGGACGGCACCGGGCGACGTACTCGCGCGGCTGGCGAAGGGCATCACGCAGCTCGACAGCCAGACTGCGGCGCTGCTGCTCGAAGAGGCCAGTGCGCAGAGCAGCCGTATCGCGGGTCAGCTCGAAGCGGTCGGTGCACCAAGCGATCTGGTGCGGAAGGTGGTGCGGCTGTTCGAGATGGACGGCGCGGTCGGGCTGGCTGATCTCGGCGCGCGGATGGCGCTCGACGAGGCAGTCCTCACGCGCGCGTTCACGCATCTCGGGCAGGCGCTCGGGCTCGACTGGGCGCAGGCGAACGCGGCGCGGATCAGCCCGACCGATCCGTGGGAGCGCCTCCTGATCGCCGGCCTTGCGCGCGATTTCCAGCAGTTGCGGCTCGAATTCCTCGCGCGCCGCGGGGCGCAGGATCCGCAAGGTGCGGTCGAGGCCTGGCTGACCGCGAACGCCACGCGCGTGGCGCAGTTCAAGGCGGTCATCGACCGCGCGCGGCATGCAGCCGTCCCGAACGCGGCGATGCTGGCGCAGATCGCCGGCCAAGCACGCGTGCTGCTGGGGCGGTAA
- a CDS encoding PepSY-associated TM helix domain-containing protein, protein MSKLAMRRAWFQVHKWVGLVLAILVIPLSLSGAALVWHDALDRIVDPARYAVTGSTLVAPDSYVAAARAALKHGERIASLTVPGDGGPVIVAASPASAAGAPVRPGPPRRTMVYLDPPTARVLEVSPSTGGLVRFLHVLHGSLQLPGIGRSIVGWIGVAMMVSCCTGLWLWWPTVGKWTRGFRFRRHRDVETNLHHLFGFWIALPLFVLSLTGAWIAFPQVFGMIAGEPSRPRGGLDRGAMMRARPLARPAQPLAVVIGKARAIVDNVPLRSVTWPTDLSADWTVTFQGRGQGGGAPIGVKVADDTGGATAAPARPQGGVARWMRRIHDGTDMGVLWQAIIFLGGILPAVLAVTGVIMWWRARKWKAELAARRA, encoded by the coding sequence ATGAGCAAGTTGGCGATGCGACGGGCGTGGTTCCAGGTCCACAAGTGGGTCGGGCTGGTGCTGGCGATTCTGGTCATTCCATTGTCGTTGAGCGGCGCGGCGCTGGTGTGGCATGATGCGCTCGACCGGATCGTCGATCCGGCGCGCTATGCGGTCACGGGCAGCACGCTGGTCGCGCCCGACAGCTATGTCGCGGCGGCGCGCGCGGCGCTGAAGCATGGCGAGCGGATCGCGTCGTTGACGGTGCCCGGGGACGGTGGCCCGGTGATCGTTGCCGCGAGCCCTGCCAGCGCCGCCGGCGCGCCAGTCCGACCGGGACCACCGCGGCGCACGATGGTGTATCTCGATCCGCCCACCGCGCGCGTGCTCGAGGTGTCGCCGTCGACCGGCGGGCTCGTCCGGTTCCTCCACGTGCTGCACGGGAGCCTGCAACTGCCGGGCATCGGCCGCTCGATCGTCGGCTGGATCGGCGTGGCGATGATGGTGTCGTGCTGTACCGGACTGTGGCTGTGGTGGCCGACGGTCGGCAAATGGACGCGTGGCTTCCGCTTCAGGCGGCACCGCGACGTCGAGACCAACCTCCATCATCTGTTCGGCTTCTGGATCGCGCTTCCGTTGTTCGTCCTGTCGCTGACCGGCGCCTGGATCGCGTTCCCACAGGTCTTCGGCATGATCGCGGGCGAGCCGTCGCGGCCGAGAGGCGGGCTCGATCGCGGCGCGATGATGCGCGCACGGCCGCTGGCCAGGCCCGCGCAGCCGCTGGCGGTGGTGATCGGTAAGGCGCGGGCTATCGTCGACAACGTGCCGTTGCGAAGCGTGACTTGGCCGACCGATCTCAGTGCGGACTGGACGGTGACGTTCCAGGGCAGGGGCCAGGGTGGCGGCGCGCCGATCGGGGTGAAGGTGGCGGACGACACCGGCGGCGCGACCGCGGCACCGGCCCGGCCTCAGGGGGGCGTGGCGCGGTGGATGCGGCGGATCCACGATGGCACCGACATGGGGGTGCTGTGGCAGGCGATCATCTTCCTCGGCGGGATCTTGCCGGCGGTGCTGGCGGTTACCGGGGTGATCATGTGGTGGCGTGCGCGCAAGTGGAAGGCTGAGCTGGCGGCACGGCGGGCGTAA
- a CDS encoding Fe2+-dependent dioxygenase: MLIAIPDVLDAAGVARVRALIDHADWIDGNATSGPQSALAKRNEQLPEDSAAAHEAGGMVLDALGRSALFVAAALPLKVFPPLFNRYAGGQDFGLHVDNAIRMKRGTDFRIRSDLSATLFLDDPATYDGGELVIEDQFGPQSVKLPAGHMVLYPASSLHRVTPVTRGVRTASFFWLQSMVRDDGARRILFDLDQGVQAVAAAQGQGDPATVRLTSVYHNLLRRWADA, translated from the coding sequence ATGTTGATCGCGATCCCCGACGTCCTCGATGCTGCCGGCGTCGCCCGTGTTCGCGCGCTGATCGACCACGCCGACTGGATCGACGGCAATGCCACGTCGGGACCGCAAAGCGCGCTCGCCAAGCGGAACGAACAACTGCCCGAGGACTCGGCGGCCGCGCACGAGGCTGGCGGGATGGTCCTCGATGCGCTTGGCCGGTCGGCGCTGTTCGTCGCGGCAGCGCTGCCGCTCAAAGTGTTTCCGCCGCTGTTCAACCGCTACGCCGGCGGACAGGATTTCGGGCTGCACGTCGACAACGCGATCCGGATGAAGCGCGGCACCGATTTCCGCATCCGCAGCGACCTGTCTGCAACGCTCTTTCTCGACGATCCCGCAACCTATGACGGCGGCGAGCTGGTGATCGAGGATCAGTTCGGTCCGCAATCGGTCAAGCTGCCCGCCGGGCATATGGTGCTGTACCCGGCCTCGAGCCTGCACCGGGTGACGCCGGTCACGCGCGGGGTCCGCACCGCGTCGTTCTTCTGGTTGCAGTCGATGGTGCGCGACGACGGCGCGCGGCGGATCCTGTTCGATCTCGACCAAGGCGTGCAGGCGGTCGCGGCGGCGCAGGGCCAGGGCGATCCGGCGACGGTGCGGCTGACCAGCGTGTACCATAATCTTCTGCGCCGCTGGGCCGACGCTTGA